In a genomic window of Demequina muriae:
- a CDS encoding DUF4397 domain-containing protein, which translates to MRKSAIAGVAAGALIAVGAAAPALAVEDGMTELSVLHGIPDTPVDVYVNGTNTIDDFQPGDLAGPLDLEPGTYTVALTATDAADDSEPVLGPIDITLEEGMSYTAVAHLTAEGDPGVNLFTNDISETAAGEGRLTVRHTAAAPAVDVWADGAVLFENLSNPDEVSGDVPAATYEAAVSLTGETDPVLGPTDVEIADGVNTIVYAWGSAEAGNLDLAVQTVDTHASSPSEVAAGTQGLAADRGVPAGAIAAILLAFALAAAAAGRMVTARR; encoded by the coding sequence ATGCGCAAGTCAGCAATTGCCGGCGTCGCAGCCGGTGCGCTCATCGCCGTCGGAGCCGCCGCCCCCGCCCTCGCAGTCGAGGATGGGATGACGGAGCTCTCCGTGCTTCACGGCATCCCCGACACCCCGGTGGACGTGTACGTCAACGGCACGAACACCATCGATGACTTCCAGCCCGGCGACCTCGCCGGCCCGCTCGACCTGGAGCCCGGCACGTACACCGTCGCGCTCACCGCGACCGACGCGGCCGACGACTCGGAGCCCGTGCTCGGCCCGATCGATATCACCCTCGAGGAGGGCATGAGCTACACCGCTGTCGCTCACCTCACCGCTGAGGGCGACCCGGGCGTGAACCTGTTCACGAACGACATCTCCGAGACCGCAGCCGGCGAGGGCCGCCTGACCGTCCGTCACACCGCCGCGGCTCCCGCGGTCGACGTGTGGGCTGACGGAGCGGTGCTCTTCGAGAACCTCTCGAACCCCGACGAGGTCTCGGGCGATGTCCCCGCCGCCACCTACGAGGCCGCTGTCTCGCTCACCGGTGAGACCGACCCCGTGCTCGGCCCGACAGACGTCGAGATCGCCGACGGCGTGAACACCATCGTCTACGCCTGGGGCAGCGCTGAGGCCGGTAACCTCGACCTCGCTGTCCAGACGGTCGACACCCACGCCTCCAGCCCGTCCGAAGTTGCGGCCGGTACCCAGGGCCTCGCGGCTGACCGCGGCGTCCCGGCGGGAGCGATCGCTGCGATCCTCCTCGCCTTCGCACTCGCGGCAGCAGCCGCAGGGCGAATGGTGACCGCTCGACGCTGA
- a CDS encoding class F sortase has protein sequence MRTLLALFVSVLLVGCAAAEDGTPSTSPSSPSVASAPPVGPSVGEVRAPVFLGEVEISDTSPETLAELRAVPPERLVVDSLEIDMPVTSVGLEGDGAMEIPESAATAGWYRYGPAPGGEAGNAVLAAHVDDAVIGLGPFSRLLDIDEGARIVIDSADGTETPYEVTRVEKTDKREVDMGLVFDRAGPAQLVLVTCGGRFDWDTGHYEDNVVVYATPVNEPAR, from the coding sequence ATGCGCACGCTTCTCGCGCTCTTCGTGAGCGTCCTGCTCGTCGGATGCGCGGCCGCTGAGGACGGCACGCCGTCGACCTCCCCGTCCTCCCCGTCCGTCGCGAGCGCCCCGCCCGTCGGTCCGTCCGTCGGGGAGGTCCGGGCACCGGTCTTCCTCGGTGAGGTGGAGATCTCCGACACGTCGCCCGAGACGCTCGCGGAACTGCGGGCAGTCCCGCCCGAGCGGCTCGTCGTGGACTCTCTCGAGATCGACATGCCGGTGACGTCCGTGGGCCTGGAGGGCGACGGCGCCATGGAGATCCCCGAATCAGCGGCGACTGCGGGCTGGTACCGCTACGGCCCGGCGCCCGGAGGCGAGGCCGGCAATGCGGTGCTGGCAGCGCATGTCGACGATGCGGTGATCGGTCTGGGCCCCTTCTCCAGGCTCCTGGACATCGACGAGGGGGCGCGGATCGTCATTGACAGCGCCGACGGCACGGAGACTCCGTACGAGGTCACGCGAGTGGAGAAGACGGACAAGCGCGAGGTGGACATGGGCCTGGTGTTCGATCGTGCAGGTCCCGCACAGTTGGTGCTTGTCACGTGTGGTGGACGCTTCGACTGGGATACGGGACACTACGAGGACAACGTCGTGGTCTACGCGACGCCTGTCAACGAGCCGGCGCGGTGA
- a CDS encoding RNA polymerase sigma factor: protein MSAVMIAKEPVRMAVVPSSPRDRDDTARAFADGEDGALEELYRDLSPLVYTMAVRSLSSTADAEDVTQQTFVSAWRGRSGFDPVRGDLRGWVVGIAKRRIADALEARSREHRRLEAVKESTPADAATPDDADSVLLAYEVDALGPPRATIVSLAFFEGETHEQIARRLDMPLGTVKSHIRRGLIELRDRWEVSDVAS, encoded by the coding sequence GTGAGTGCCGTCATGATCGCGAAGGAGCCCGTCCGGATGGCCGTTGTCCCGTCGTCGCCGCGCGACCGCGACGACACGGCGCGTGCCTTCGCAGACGGCGAGGACGGAGCGCTCGAGGAGCTCTACCGCGACCTGTCGCCCTTGGTGTACACGATGGCGGTGCGCTCGCTGAGCTCCACGGCCGATGCCGAGGACGTCACGCAGCAGACCTTCGTCTCCGCGTGGCGCGGACGTTCGGGATTCGACCCGGTACGGGGCGACCTGCGGGGCTGGGTGGTGGGCATCGCCAAGCGGCGCATCGCCGATGCGCTCGAGGCTCGGTCGCGCGAGCATCGGCGGCTCGAGGCAGTCAAGGAGTCGACTCCGGCCGACGCTGCGACGCCGGACGATGCCGACAGCGTGCTGCTCGCGTACGAGGTGGATGCGCTTGGTCCGCCGCGCGCGACGATCGTCTCGCTCGCCTTCTTCGAGGGGGAGACGCACGAGCAGATCGCCAGGCGCCTCGACATGCCGCTCGGCACGGTGAAGAGCCATATCAGACGTGGATTGATCGAACTGCGAGACCGATGGGAGGTGTCCGATGTCGCATCTTGA
- a CDS encoding anti-sigma factor encodes MSHLDDDVLAELALGGGSASDAEHAATCTECRGELESLRAMVARVQMAGPGGDLLTPPDRVWSAIAAEVDSENAALDSPRDAEHESDGSTPALATAGDDDLAVRRPRRGSRWSLAAAAAAGVVVGGIGVGAALGINGGDEPAAIVAQAPLTDLSTEAPAGDAVVETRDDGTQVIVIDTDTRDVDDAYLEVWLIDEAIEGMVSLGHLTGGSGEFVLPPGFDISDFPIVDISVEPLDGVPTHSGDSVTRGVLET; translated from the coding sequence ATGTCGCATCTTGATGATGATGTGCTGGCCGAGCTGGCGCTCGGCGGCGGCAGCGCGTCGGACGCAGAGCATGCCGCCACCTGCACTGAGTGCAGGGGCGAGCTCGAGTCGCTGCGCGCGATGGTCGCGCGGGTGCAGATGGCCGGACCAGGCGGGGATCTGCTCACGCCCCCCGATCGCGTGTGGAGCGCGATCGCGGCGGAGGTCGACTCCGAGAACGCGGCTCTCGACAGCCCCCGAGATGCCGAGCACGAGAGCGACGGGTCCACGCCTGCTCTCGCGACCGCAGGCGACGACGACCTGGCCGTACGCAGGCCCCGACGGGGCTCCCGGTGGTCGCTCGCCGCAGCCGCGGCGGCGGGCGTGGTGGTGGGCGGAATCGGAGTCGGCGCAGCGCTGGGGATCAACGGCGGCGACGAGCCGGCGGCCATCGTGGCGCAGGCGCCGCTGACCGATCTCTCGACGGAGGCGCCCGCAGGCGACGCCGTCGTGGAGACGCGAGACGACGGCACCCAGGTGATCGTGATCGACACGGACACACGAGACGTGGACGACGCGTACCTCGAGGTGTGGCTCATCGACGAGGCGATCGAGGGCATGGTGAGCCTCGGTCACCTCACTGGTGGCTCCGGCGAGTTCGTGCTCCCACCGGGCTTCGACATCTCGGACTTCCCCATCGTCGACATCTCCGTGGAGCCGCTCGATGGCGTGCCCACGCACAGCGGTGACTCCGTGACGCGCGGAGTGCTGGAGACCTGA
- a CDS encoding GreA/GreB family elongation factor, translating into MAEERTWVTPEAHRRLVDELEGLTARGDDADASARARIVELRTLLDSVEVGTRPDDGLVETGMRVTVRSVEDGTETAFVLGDRALLGHDIAGDVTVFSPESPVGAAVDGRHVGDQVTFTTPRGDRDIVIVGATPVG; encoded by the coding sequence GTGGCGGAGGAGCGGACGTGGGTGACGCCGGAGGCGCATCGGCGACTGGTGGACGAGCTCGAGGGCCTCACCGCCCGCGGCGATGACGCGGACGCTTCCGCGCGTGCCCGCATCGTCGAGCTTCGCACCCTCCTCGACTCGGTCGAGGTCGGCACCCGCCCGGACGACGGTCTCGTCGAGACCGGCATGCGCGTCACGGTGCGCAGCGTCGAGGACGGCACTGAGACCGCCTTTGTGCTGGGCGACCGCGCTCTCCTGGGCCACGACATCGCTGGAGACGTCACGGTGTTCTCGCCGGAGTCCCCGGTGGGCGCGGCCGTCGACGGCCGTCACGTGGGCGACCAGGTCACCTTCACCACCCCGCGCGGCGATCGAGACATCGTCATCGTCGGCGCGACTCCCGTCGGCTGA
- the gdhA gene encoding NADP-specific glutamate dehydrogenase — MALLHERLVPVHDEVVRRNPGEHEFHQATREVLESLGPVVAKHPEYADSEVISRLCEPERQIIFRVPWVDDSGRVQLNRGFRVEFNSALGPYKGGLRFHPSVYLGIVKFLGFEQIFKNSLSGMPIGGGKGGSDFDPKGRSDAEVMRFCQSFMTELYRHIGEYTDVPAGDTGVGARELGYLFGQYKRITNRYESGVLTGKGLTWGGSQVRTEATGYGTVFFVQEMLHARGESLEGRRVVISGSGNVAIYAAEKVRELGGTVIAVSDSGGYVIEDSGIDLELLKDVKLSRRGRIETYTQERGNGARFVATGSIWDVPCDVALPCATQNELDGTHAQTLIRNGCSVVAEGANMPSTPDAVKAFQEAGLLFAPGKAANAGGVATSALEMQQNASRDSWNFAYTEERLRMIMLDIHDRCLTTADEFGTPGNYVAGANIGGFTRVADAMLAFGVV; from the coding sequence ATGGCGCTCCTGCACGAGAGGCTGGTCCCGGTCCACGACGAGGTCGTGCGTCGCAACCCCGGCGAACACGAGTTCCACCAGGCGACGCGCGAGGTGCTCGAGAGTCTTGGGCCGGTCGTGGCCAAGCATCCCGAGTATGCGGACTCCGAGGTCATCAGCCGACTGTGCGAGCCCGAGCGGCAGATCATCTTCCGGGTGCCGTGGGTCGACGACTCCGGACGGGTCCAGCTGAACCGCGGCTTCCGCGTCGAGTTCAACTCGGCCCTCGGTCCCTACAAGGGCGGCCTGCGCTTCCATCCCAGCGTCTACCTGGGGATCGTCAAGTTCCTCGGCTTCGAGCAGATCTTCAAGAACTCGCTCAGCGGGATGCCGATCGGCGGCGGCAAGGGTGGCTCCGACTTCGACCCCAAGGGCAGGTCGGATGCCGAGGTCATGCGCTTCTGCCAGTCCTTCATGACCGAGCTGTACCGGCACATCGGCGAGTACACGGACGTGCCCGCAGGTGACACGGGCGTGGGTGCGCGCGAGCTGGGCTACCTGTTCGGCCAGTACAAGCGCATCACCAATCGCTACGAGTCCGGCGTGCTGACCGGCAAGGGCCTCACGTGGGGCGGATCCCAGGTGCGCACCGAGGCCACGGGCTACGGCACCGTGTTCTTCGTGCAGGAGATGCTCCACGCGAGGGGCGAGTCGCTCGAGGGCCGGCGCGTGGTGATCTCAGGGTCGGGCAACGTCGCGATCTATGCGGCCGAGAAGGTGCGCGAGCTCGGTGGCACGGTGATCGCGGTCTCCGACTCCGGGGGCTACGTGATCGAGGACTCGGGCATCGACCTCGAGCTGCTCAAGGACGTCAAGCTGTCGCGACGAGGCCGCATCGAGACGTACACGCAGGAGCGCGGCAACGGCGCGCGGTTCGTCGCCACAGGATCCATCTGGGACGTCCCCTGCGACGTCGCGCTGCCATGCGCGACGCAGAACGAGCTGGACGGCACCCACGCGCAGACCCTCATCCGCAACGGTTGCTCAGTGGTCGCCGAAGGCGCGAACATGCCCTCCACGCCCGATGCGGTGAAGGCCTTCCAGGAGGCCGGGCTGCTCTTCGCGCCCGGCAAGGCGGCCAACGCGGGCGGCGTGGCGACGAGCGCCCTGGAGATGCAGCAGAACGCTTCGCGTGACTCGTGGAACTTCGCCTACACCGAGGAGCGGCTGCGCATGATCATGCTTGACATCCACGACCGCTGCCTCACGACTGCAGACGAGTTCGGGACCCCTGGCAACTACGTGGCCGGCGCCAACATCGGTGGCTTCACGAGGGTGGCCGATGCGATGCTCGCCTTCGGAGTGGTGTGA
- a CDS encoding potassium channel family protein: MASNDTTASGVLVVGLGRFGSALADTLDAMDVEVLAVERDGDLVERWSKRLPVVQADATDPRALEQMGAEEFSAAVVGVGTSLEASVLITGNLVDIGMQEIWAKAISTEHARILRRIGAHHIVFPESDAGARVAHSVGGRMLDYIEIDEGFTIVKMRPPLETHNFSLAELKLRDKYGVQVIGVMSPGGEFEYGSKSTVLHADDLLVVGGDGDLVERFAQRP; encoded by the coding sequence TTGGCTAGCAACGACACCACCGCATCGGGCGTCCTCGTGGTCGGGCTCGGGCGTTTCGGTTCTGCGCTCGCCGACACCCTCGACGCCATGGACGTCGAGGTGCTGGCGGTCGAGCGCGACGGCGACCTGGTCGAGCGCTGGTCCAAGCGGCTTCCCGTCGTCCAGGCCGATGCGACCGATCCGCGCGCGCTGGAGCAGATGGGCGCGGAGGAGTTCTCCGCCGCCGTGGTCGGCGTCGGCACCTCCCTCGAGGCCTCAGTACTCATCACCGGCAACCTCGTCGACATCGGCATGCAGGAGATCTGGGCCAAGGCCATCTCTACCGAGCACGCTCGCATCCTGCGACGCATCGGCGCGCACCACATCGTCTTCCCCGAGTCCGATGCGGGCGCGCGCGTCGCCCACTCCGTGGGCGGGCGCATGCTCGACTACATCGAGATCGACGAGGGCTTCACGATCGTGAAGATGCGCCCACCCCTCGAGACCCACAACTTCTCGCTCGCGGAGCTCAAGCTGCGCGACAAGTACGGCGTCCAGGTCATCGGCGTGATGTCACCGGGCGGCGAGTTCGAGTACGGCTCCAAGTCCACCGTCCTCCACGCCGACGACCTGCTGGTGGTCGGCGGAGACGGCGACCTCGTCGAGAGGTTCGCTCAGCGCCCCTGA
- a CDS encoding TrkH family potassium uptake protein, which translates to MDRMRDVREAIGEWISHIALRSPARLALGTFGAVILLFSGLLSLPAATASGERAPFIDALFTATSAVCVTGLVTVDTGSYWSAWGLAIIALGIKVGGLGIMTLASLLGLAVSRRLGLTQRLLAAGEARASGLGDLRSLLRTVVVVSFSVEIVIALVLLPRFLTLDYGVGRSIGYSSFYAISAFNNAGFTPDPAGLYPYAADFWMLVPIGLGVLIGSLGYPVYLNMVRGWQRPRMWSLHTKLTLIMVGALMLVSAGFLAVFEWSNPDTLGAASTQETIGNIFFQSINQRSGGFASFDVGQARETTWLLEIVLMFIGGGSGSTAGGIRVTTLAVLLLAIVAEARGRRDMEAFGKRVGTEVLRGAVAITMIGVSVVVVGTAVFMAQTDITLDRALYETVSAFATCGLSTGITAGLPPEAKGTLIVLMYVGRVGSLTVAAALALNKQRRVIRYPSERPIIG; encoded by the coding sequence ATGGATCGGATGCGCGACGTTCGCGAGGCGATCGGCGAGTGGATCAGCCATATCGCCCTGCGATCCCCCGCCAGACTGGCGCTCGGCACCTTCGGCGCCGTCATCCTGCTCTTCTCCGGATTGCTGTCTCTGCCTGCGGCGACGGCGTCGGGAGAGCGGGCCCCGTTCATCGATGCGCTCTTCACGGCGACCTCCGCGGTATGCGTGACAGGACTGGTGACGGTCGACACCGGGTCGTACTGGTCCGCGTGGGGCCTCGCGATCATCGCCCTCGGCATCAAGGTGGGCGGCCTGGGCATCATGACACTCGCATCGCTGCTGGGCCTCGCGGTGTCTCGACGCCTCGGCCTCACCCAGCGCCTCCTGGCAGCCGGCGAAGCGCGGGCATCGGGCCTCGGCGACCTGCGATCGCTCCTGCGCACGGTCGTCGTCGTGTCGTTCTCCGTCGAGATCGTCATCGCGCTCGTGCTGCTGCCGCGCTTCCTCACGCTCGACTACGGCGTCGGGCGCTCGATCGGCTACTCATCGTTCTACGCGATCTCGGCGTTCAACAACGCGGGCTTCACGCCCGACCCCGCCGGTCTCTACCCGTACGCGGCCGATTTCTGGATGCTGGTCCCGATCGGGCTCGGCGTGCTCATCGGCAGCCTCGGGTACCCCGTGTACCTCAACATGGTGCGCGGCTGGCAGCGCCCGCGCATGTGGTCGCTGCACACCAAGCTCACGCTGATCATGGTGGGTGCGCTCATGCTGGTCTCCGCAGGGTTCCTGGCGGTCTTCGAGTGGAGCAACCCGGACACCCTCGGTGCCGCGTCGACCCAGGAGACCATCGGCAACATCTTCTTCCAGTCCATCAATCAGCGCTCCGGCGGCTTCGCATCCTTCGACGTCGGTCAGGCGCGCGAGACCACATGGCTGCTCGAGATCGTGCTGATGTTCATCGGCGGCGGGTCGGGCTCGACCGCCGGCGGCATCCGGGTGACCACCCTCGCCGTGCTGCTGCTCGCCATCGTCGCGGAGGCCCGCGGTCGGCGCGACATGGAGGCGTTCGGCAAGCGCGTGGGCACGGAGGTGCTGCGCGGCGCGGTCGCGATCACGATGATCGGCGTGAGCGTCGTGGTGGTCGGCACGGCGGTCTTCATGGCCCAGACCGACATCACGCTGGACCGGGCGCTGTACGAGACGGTCTCGGCGTTCGCGACGTGCGGCCTCAGCACCGGCATCACCGCGGGCCTGCCCCCCGAGGCCAAGGGCACGCTCATCGTCCTCATGTATGTGGGCCGCGTCGGCTCTCTCACCGTCGCCGCCGCGCTAGCGTTGAACAAGCAGCGCCGGGTCATCCGGTATCCCTCAGAAAGGCCGATCATTGGCTAG
- a CDS encoding helix-turn-helix domain-containing protein, with protein sequence MADNGASRTTFLTVAEVAEMLRVSRMTVYRWVHAGDMPAVRFGRSFRVPATAVESFMEQAALQGGFEVQDDDKRSGTVG encoded by the coding sequence ATGGCTGACAACGGCGCCTCGCGCACCACCTTCCTCACTGTTGCTGAGGTCGCTGAGATGCTTCGCGTCTCCCGTATGACCGTCTACCGGTGGGTTCACGCCGGCGACATGCCCGCCGTGCGGTTCGGACGCTCCTTCCGCGTCCCCGCCACGGCCGTCGAATCCTTCATGGAGCAGGCGGCCCTGCAGGGCGGCTTCGAGGTCCAGGATGACGACAAGCGTTCGGGCACGGTAGGCTGA
- a CDS encoding 30S ribosomal protein bS22, whose amino-acid sequence MGSVIKKRRKRMSKKKHRKLLRKTRHQRRNKK is encoded by the coding sequence GTGGGATCCGTCATCAAGAAGCGTCGCAAGCGCATGTCGAAGAAGAAGCACCGCAAGCTCCTTCGGAAGACGCGCCACCAGCGCCGCAACAAGAAGTAG
- a CDS encoding HAD family hydrolase, translated as MTRSPGQANAAAVAAFFDVDNTIVRGASAYHIARGLQQRGYFRWRDIAHFGWEQAKYTLFGESREQLDELRDEALGVIKGWSAAEMAQVGEEVYDEVLELRIYPGTKAIIDEHRAQGHQVWLVTASPVEIGRVIARRLGATGALGTVAEQKDGHYTGRLVGDFLHKEKKAAAVRQLAEDQVLDLERSFAYGDSVNDGPMLEAVGNPCAINPDAKLRALAVERGWPIEEFRKRRKNGRRGVVKASVTGTVWAGIAVARGVRGAVRGVTGLTKSDDAVDPAHAGDARSL; from the coding sequence GTGACTCGCTCCCCCGGGCAGGCCAACGCCGCCGCTGTCGCGGCGTTCTTCGACGTGGACAACACCATTGTCCGCGGCGCTTCCGCCTACCACATCGCTCGTGGCCTCCAGCAGCGCGGGTACTTCCGCTGGCGCGACATCGCGCACTTCGGATGGGAGCAGGCCAAGTACACGCTGTTCGGCGAATCCCGCGAGCAGCTCGACGAACTGCGCGACGAGGCGCTCGGCGTCATCAAGGGCTGGTCCGCCGCTGAGATGGCGCAGGTGGGCGAAGAGGTCTACGACGAGGTGCTGGAGCTCAGGATCTACCCCGGCACCAAGGCGATCATCGATGAGCACCGCGCCCAGGGCCACCAGGTGTGGCTCGTCACCGCCTCACCGGTCGAGATCGGGCGCGTGATCGCGCGCCGGCTCGGGGCCACAGGAGCGCTCGGCACCGTGGCCGAGCAGAAGGACGGCCACTACACCGGCCGGCTCGTGGGCGACTTCCTGCACAAGGAGAAGAAGGCCGCCGCCGTGCGCCAGCTCGCCGAGGATCAGGTGCTCGACCTGGAGCGTTCGTTCGCCTACGGCGACTCGGTCAACGACGGGCCGATGCTCGAGGCGGTGGGCAATCCATGCGCCATCAACCCCGACGCCAAGTTGCGCGCGCTCGCGGTCGAGCGCGGGTGGCCCATCGAGGAGTTCCGCAAGCGCCGGAAGAACGGGCGCAGGGGCGTCGTGAAGGCCTCGGTCACCGGCACGGTATGGGCCGGGATCGCCGTCGCGCGCGGGGTGCGCGGCGCAGTTCGCGGCGTGACGGGTCTCACCAAGTCGGACGATGCGGTCGACCCCGCGCACGCGGGCGACGCCCGTTCGCTGTAG
- a CDS encoding glutaredoxin family protein, with the protein MAARVSLITRQGCHLCPDARSVVREVCDEAGVDWREVDVEADSRLLERFADEVPVVIVDGQVVGFWHIDAARLRSALA; encoded by the coding sequence ATGGCCGCTCGCGTCTCGCTCATCACTCGCCAGGGGTGTCACCTGTGCCCCGACGCCCGCAGCGTGGTGCGTGAGGTCTGCGACGAGGCCGGGGTGGACTGGCGCGAGGTCGATGTGGAGGCCGACTCACGGCTGCTCGAGCGCTTCGCCGACGAGGTGCCGGTGGTGATCGTCGATGGCCAGGTGGTGGGGTTCTGGCATATCGACGCCGCACGACTGCGTTCCGCGCTCGCGTGA
- a CDS encoding histidine phosphatase family protein yields MPVVHLLRHGHVHNPDKVLYGRLPEFRLSETGHAMAQAVADDLVEIGTRVGQVVASPLLRAQETARPLAEAFQLDIVTDDRLIEALNAYEGRPLQSGAADFMHPRNWWLLRNPFTPSWGEPYVEQRDRMWAAIRDAAGANPDSDTVMVSHQLPIWVARLAFEKRSYLHDPRSRQCGLASLTSFTIEDGEPVAMAYREPARHIEVPA; encoded by the coding sequence ATGCCCGTCGTCCACCTGCTCCGTCACGGCCACGTCCACAACCCGGACAAGGTCCTGTACGGGCGCCTGCCGGAGTTCCGGCTCTCCGAGACCGGTCACGCCATGGCGCAGGCCGTCGCCGACGACCTGGTCGAGATCGGGACGCGTGTGGGCCAGGTGGTGGCCTCGCCGCTCCTGCGGGCGCAGGAGACCGCGCGCCCGCTGGCCGAGGCGTTCCAACTCGACATCGTCACCGACGACCGCCTCATCGAGGCTCTCAACGCCTACGAGGGCCGGCCGCTCCAGTCCGGAGCCGCCGACTTCATGCACCCGCGTAACTGGTGGCTGCTGCGCAACCCCTTCACGCCGTCATGGGGTGAGCCGTACGTCGAGCAGCGCGATCGCATGTGGGCTGCGATCCGCGACGCCGCTGGCGCCAACCCTGATTCCGACACCGTCATGGTGAGCCACCAGCTTCCCATCTGGGTGGCGCGACTGGCGTTCGAGAAGCGCAGCTACCTCCATGACCCGCGCTCTCGCCAGTGCGGACTCGCGTCTCTCACGAGCTTCACGATCGAGGACGGCGAGCCCGTGGCGATGGCGTACCGGGAACCCGCCCGTCACATCGAGGTGCCCGCGTGA
- a CDS encoding TlpA family protein disulfide reductase: protein MRRGARLVIFAAVVIAIVLWLVGCAPGDATESPGYVSGDGTVTEWEPQDRGEPVELSGTSFEGEPVDLADHRGEVVLLNTWYASCPPCRAEAPDLVALDAQDGVQLIGINSRDDAATALAFDRTFGVEYPSIDDSDGRAIAQLQGLVAINAVPTTLVLDHEGRVAARVIGSVEPSTLRSLVDAAGE from the coding sequence GTGAGACGCGGCGCCCGCTTGGTGATCTTCGCTGCGGTGGTCATCGCGATCGTCCTGTGGCTGGTGGGGTGCGCCCCCGGAGACGCCACCGAGTCCCCGGGCTACGTGAGCGGGGATGGCACGGTCACCGAGTGGGAGCCCCAGGATCGTGGCGAGCCGGTCGAGTTGTCCGGAACGTCCTTCGAGGGCGAGCCTGTCGACCTCGCGGACCACCGCGGCGAGGTGGTGCTGCTCAACACCTGGTACGCCTCATGCCCGCCCTGCCGAGCCGAGGCCCCCGACCTGGTGGCGCTCGACGCCCAGGACGGCGTGCAGCTCATCGGCATCAACAGCCGGGACGATGCTGCGACGGCGCTCGCGTTCGACCGCACGTTCGGCGTCGAGTACCCGAGCATCGACGACTCTGATGGCCGGGCCATTGCCCAGCTGCAGGGGCTGGTCGCGATCAACGCGGTCCCCACCACGCTGGTGCTCGACCACGAGGGCCGGGTCGCGGCGCGCGTGATCGGCTCGGTCGAGCCCTCGACGCTGCGCTCGCTCGTCGATGCGGCGGGGGAGTGA
- a CDS encoding cytochrome c biogenesis CcdA family protein, translating into MLTSLTAGIGSDFSSQVLSGSLLAAIPIALLAGLVSFASPCVVPLVPGYLGYLSGMAGADAGRKSSRPRLVLGVLLFILGFSAVFVTLGIVVSAAGAQFDAQLDIITRVLGVFVILMGLAFMGAMPFLQNERRLHVNPKAGLAGAPLLGIVFGLGWTPCIGPTLSAVITLGLNEGTVGRGALLAVVYSLGIGLPFLALALWFERSGALLRWLRRHRRGLQLFGGAMLVILGVLLVTGLWGRLTGLMQGWIDGFWVAV; encoded by the coding sequence ATGCTGACGTCCCTGACCGCCGGCATCGGCTCTGACTTCTCGTCGCAGGTGCTCTCCGGCTCGCTGCTCGCCGCGATCCCCATCGCACTGCTCGCGGGTCTGGTCAGCTTCGCGTCGCCGTGCGTGGTGCCGCTCGTGCCCGGATACCTGGGCTACCTCTCCGGCATGGCGGGGGCCGATGCGGGTCGCAAGTCCAGCAGGCCTCGCCTGGTGCTCGGCGTACTGCTGTTCATTCTCGGATTCTCAGCGGTGTTCGTCACGCTCGGCATCGTGGTGTCGGCCGCCGGCGCGCAGTTCGATGCGCAGCTGGACATCATCACGCGCGTGCTCGGGGTCTTCGTGATCCTCATGGGTCTCGCGTTCATGGGTGCGATGCCGTTCCTGCAGAACGAGCGCCGGCTGCACGTCAACCCCAAGGCGGGGCTCGCGGGGGCGCCGCTGCTCGGCATCGTGTTCGGGCTCGGGTGGACGCCCTGCATCGGCCCGACGCTGAGCGCCGTCATCACGCTCGGGCTGAATGAGGGGACCGTGGGTCGCGGCGCGCTGCTCGCCGTCGTCTACAGCCTCGGCATCGGACTGCCCTTCCTGGCGCTCGCGCTGTGGTTCGAGCGCTCAGGCGCGCTGCTCCGCTGGCTGCGGCGCCACCGCCGTGGGCTGCAGCTGTTCGGCGGCGCGATGCTGGTGATCTTGGGCGTGCTGCTGGTGACCGGGTTGTGGGGTCGCCTCACCGGCCTGATGCAAGGGTGGATCGACGGGTTCTGGGTGGCGGTCTGA